A genomic region of Cuculus canorus isolate bCucCan1 chromosome 24, bCucCan1.pri, whole genome shotgun sequence contains the following coding sequences:
- the CSF1 gene encoding macrophage colony-stimulating factor 1 isoform X2: MPRAGAKVCLFRCTLLSSLILLLVCNIDETEQNSYCQQIITEKHLAELEELADTQMQHPGRVSFKFIDKMQLNNSVCYVKAAFPLLGKILERTEFKENSSNAKKMQTVRRMYKSIDENIDPCIREEEEEERKLSQMCFEEFTTSPYEMLVLVKQFFQDINELLQDHETFEKDCSQVYRRTCLGPRKAGSSPGVGTDPDCNCLSPALPSATQSSPSAATHASRELAPASTQVPYNLLHATLADLDAPSQQPSSTDGGSGTEEVLSARVGDTVLVPSPAMQQTAPADSAEALLDPARTLSLAAVDVSILHRDGELVDGDTEAVAGHPPQDPNSILLDHPGGLRTTMPAASPSTGLAGRGGRIHPSEAPESITQLRYSRMASGMRGRALGGPGDGARARGWGLNQQWEPEDGKAGPSFHSGFVLSAEQHRKEPAISEGRQEPLIYIMVASVVAILLAMGGLLFYKYKSRVLERPLEDGGCGPEDMERRA; encoded by the exons ATGCCCCGCGCCGGAGCCAAG GTGTGCCTGTTCCGCTGCACCCTGCTGtcatccctcatcctcctcctcgtcTGCAACATCGAtgaaacagagcagaacagctACTGCCAACAGATCATCACGGAGAAGCACCTGgctgagctggaggagctg GCTGACACCCAGATGCAGCACCCGGGCCGGGTCTCCTTCAAGTTCATCGATAAGATGCAGCTG AACAACTCTGTCTGCTATgtgaaagcagcttttcctctgctggGTAAGATCCTGGAGCGAACGGAGTTTAAGGAGAACTCATCCAATGCCAAGAAGATGCAGACGGTGCGGAGGATGTACAAGAGCATTGATGAGAACATTGATCCCTGCatcagggaggaggaggaagaggagagaaag ctctcaCAGATGTGTTTTGAGGAGTTCACCACCTCCCCGTATGAGATGCTGGTGCTGGTGAAGCAGTTCTTCCAGGACATCAACGAGCTGCTGCAGGACCACGAGACCTTTGAGAAGGACTGCAGTCAGGTCTACCGCAGAACCTGCTTGGGTCCCAGGAAGGCTGGATCCTCACCAG gTGTGGGGACAGATCCTGACTGCAATTGCCtgtcccctgccctcccttctGCCACCCAGTCTTCCCCCTCTGCTGCCACCCATGCCAGCAGGGAGCTGGCACCCGCTAGCACCCAGGTCCCTTACAACCTCCTCCATGCCACCCTTGCTGACCTAGATGCCCCATCTCAGCAGCCCAGTAGTACGGATGGCGGCTCAGGGACTGAGGAGGTCCTGAGTGCCAGGGTAGGTGACACAGTGTTGGTGCCGTCCCCTGCGATGCAGCAGACAGCTCCAGCTGACAGTGCCGAAGCCCTCCTGGATCCAGCCAGGACCCTTAGCCTGGCAGCAGTGGATGTCTCCATCCTGCACAGGGATGGAGAGCTGGTAGATGGGGACACTGAAGCAGTGGCTGGCCACCCACCACAGGATCCAAACTCCATCCTTCTGGACCATCCCGGCGGGCTCAGGACCACCATGCCAGCAGCATCCCCCAGCACTGGCTTGGCAGGCCGAGGAGGCAGGATCCATCCCAGCGAAGCACCTGAATCCATCACACAGCTCCGTTACTCCAGGATGGCCTCAGGGATGCGAGGCCGAGCGCTGGGCGGCCCTGGGGATGGGGCGAGGGCACGAGGCTGGGGGCTAAACCAGCAGTGGGAGCCCGAGGATGGCAAGGCTGGTCCCAGCTTTCACTCTGGCTTTGTTCTGAGcgcagagcagcacaggaaggagcCGGCCATCAGTGAGGGCCGCCAGGAACCCCTAATATACATCATGGTGGCCAGCGTGGTGGCCATCTTGCTGGCCATGGGAGGGCTGCTCTTCTACAAGTATAAATCCAGG GTCCTGGAACGGCCGCTGGAAGATGGAGGCTGTGGCCCCGAGGACATGGAGAGGAG gGCCTGA
- the CSF1 gene encoding macrophage colony-stimulating factor 1 isoform X1: MPRAGAKVCLFRCTLLSSLILLLVCNIDETEQNSYCQQIITEKHLAELEELADTQMQHPGRVSFKFIDKMQLNNSVCYVKAAFPLLGKILERTEFKENSSNAKKMQTVRRMYKSIDENIDPCIREEEEEERKLSQMCFEEFTTSPYEMLVLVKQFFQDINELLQDHETFEKDCSQVYRRTCLGPRKAGSSPGVGTDPDCNCLSPALPSATQSSPSAATHASRELAPASTQVPYNLLHATLADLDAPSQQPSSTDGGSGTEEVLSARVGDTVLVPSPAMQQTAPADSAEALLDPARTLSLAAVDVSILHRDGELVDGDTEAVAGHPPQDPNSILLDHPGGLRTTMPAASPSTGLAGRGGRIHPSEAPESITQLRYSRMASGMRGRALGGPGDGARARGWGLNQQWEPEDGKAGPSFHSGFVLSAEQHRKEPAISEGRQEPLIYIMVASVVAILLAMGGLLFYKYKSRVLERPLEDGGCGPEDMERRVLQGAREHPELETQDL; this comes from the exons ATGCCCCGCGCCGGAGCCAAG GTGTGCCTGTTCCGCTGCACCCTGCTGtcatccctcatcctcctcctcgtcTGCAACATCGAtgaaacagagcagaacagctACTGCCAACAGATCATCACGGAGAAGCACCTGgctgagctggaggagctg GCTGACACCCAGATGCAGCACCCGGGCCGGGTCTCCTTCAAGTTCATCGATAAGATGCAGCTG AACAACTCTGTCTGCTATgtgaaagcagcttttcctctgctggGTAAGATCCTGGAGCGAACGGAGTTTAAGGAGAACTCATCCAATGCCAAGAAGATGCAGACGGTGCGGAGGATGTACAAGAGCATTGATGAGAACATTGATCCCTGCatcagggaggaggaggaagaggagagaaag ctctcaCAGATGTGTTTTGAGGAGTTCACCACCTCCCCGTATGAGATGCTGGTGCTGGTGAAGCAGTTCTTCCAGGACATCAACGAGCTGCTGCAGGACCACGAGACCTTTGAGAAGGACTGCAGTCAGGTCTACCGCAGAACCTGCTTGGGTCCCAGGAAGGCTGGATCCTCACCAG gTGTGGGGACAGATCCTGACTGCAATTGCCtgtcccctgccctcccttctGCCACCCAGTCTTCCCCCTCTGCTGCCACCCATGCCAGCAGGGAGCTGGCACCCGCTAGCACCCAGGTCCCTTACAACCTCCTCCATGCCACCCTTGCTGACCTAGATGCCCCATCTCAGCAGCCCAGTAGTACGGATGGCGGCTCAGGGACTGAGGAGGTCCTGAGTGCCAGGGTAGGTGACACAGTGTTGGTGCCGTCCCCTGCGATGCAGCAGACAGCTCCAGCTGACAGTGCCGAAGCCCTCCTGGATCCAGCCAGGACCCTTAGCCTGGCAGCAGTGGATGTCTCCATCCTGCACAGGGATGGAGAGCTGGTAGATGGGGACACTGAAGCAGTGGCTGGCCACCCACCACAGGATCCAAACTCCATCCTTCTGGACCATCCCGGCGGGCTCAGGACCACCATGCCAGCAGCATCCCCCAGCACTGGCTTGGCAGGCCGAGGAGGCAGGATCCATCCCAGCGAAGCACCTGAATCCATCACACAGCTCCGTTACTCCAGGATGGCCTCAGGGATGCGAGGCCGAGCGCTGGGCGGCCCTGGGGATGGGGCGAGGGCACGAGGCTGGGGGCTAAACCAGCAGTGGGAGCCCGAGGATGGCAAGGCTGGTCCCAGCTTTCACTCTGGCTTTGTTCTGAGcgcagagcagcacaggaaggagcCGGCCATCAGTGAGGGCCGCCAGGAACCCCTAATATACATCATGGTGGCCAGCGTGGTGGCCATCTTGCTGGCCATGGGAGGGCTGCTCTTCTACAAGTATAAATCCAGG GTCCTGGAACGGCCGCTGGAAGATGGAGGCTGTGGCCCCGAGGACATGGAGAGGAG GGTGCTGCAGGGAGCGAGGGAACATCCAGAGCTGGAGACTCAGGACCTATAA
- the CSF1 gene encoding macrophage colony-stimulating factor 1 isoform X3: protein MGLAQGLEGHGGVILLRCGQALSTTKVCLFRCTLLSSLILLLVCNIDETEQNSYCQQIITEKHLAELEELADTQMQHPGRVSFKFIDKMQLNNSVCYVKAAFPLLGKILERTEFKENSSNAKKMQTVRRMYKSIDENIDPCIREEEEEERKLSQMCFEEFTTSPYEMLVLVKQFFQDINELLQDHETFEKDCSQVYRRTCLGPRKAGSSPGVGTDPDCNCLSPALPSATQSSPSAATHASRELAPASTQVPYNLLHATLADLDAPSQQPSSTDGGSGTEEVLSARVGDTVLVPSPAMQQTAPADSAEALLDPARTLSLAAVDVSILHRDGELVDGDTEAVAGHPPQDPNSILLDHPGGLRTTMPAASPSTGLAGRGGRIHPSEAPESITQLRYSRMASGMRGRALGGPGDGARARGWGLNQQWEPEDGKAGPSFHSGFVLSAEQHRKEPAISEGRQEPLIYIMVASVVAILLAMGGLLFYKYKSRVLERPLEDGGCGPEDMERRVLQGAREHPELETQDL from the exons ATGGGGCTGGCACAGGGGCTGGAGGGCCATGGTGGGGTTATTCTGCTGCGCTGTGGTCAAGCCCTGTCCACCACAAAG GTGTGCCTGTTCCGCTGCACCCTGCTGtcatccctcatcctcctcctcgtcTGCAACATCGAtgaaacagagcagaacagctACTGCCAACAGATCATCACGGAGAAGCACCTGgctgagctggaggagctg GCTGACACCCAGATGCAGCACCCGGGCCGGGTCTCCTTCAAGTTCATCGATAAGATGCAGCTG AACAACTCTGTCTGCTATgtgaaagcagcttttcctctgctggGTAAGATCCTGGAGCGAACGGAGTTTAAGGAGAACTCATCCAATGCCAAGAAGATGCAGACGGTGCGGAGGATGTACAAGAGCATTGATGAGAACATTGATCCCTGCatcagggaggaggaggaagaggagagaaag ctctcaCAGATGTGTTTTGAGGAGTTCACCACCTCCCCGTATGAGATGCTGGTGCTGGTGAAGCAGTTCTTCCAGGACATCAACGAGCTGCTGCAGGACCACGAGACCTTTGAGAAGGACTGCAGTCAGGTCTACCGCAGAACCTGCTTGGGTCCCAGGAAGGCTGGATCCTCACCAG gTGTGGGGACAGATCCTGACTGCAATTGCCtgtcccctgccctcccttctGCCACCCAGTCTTCCCCCTCTGCTGCCACCCATGCCAGCAGGGAGCTGGCACCCGCTAGCACCCAGGTCCCTTACAACCTCCTCCATGCCACCCTTGCTGACCTAGATGCCCCATCTCAGCAGCCCAGTAGTACGGATGGCGGCTCAGGGACTGAGGAGGTCCTGAGTGCCAGGGTAGGTGACACAGTGTTGGTGCCGTCCCCTGCGATGCAGCAGACAGCTCCAGCTGACAGTGCCGAAGCCCTCCTGGATCCAGCCAGGACCCTTAGCCTGGCAGCAGTGGATGTCTCCATCCTGCACAGGGATGGAGAGCTGGTAGATGGGGACACTGAAGCAGTGGCTGGCCACCCACCACAGGATCCAAACTCCATCCTTCTGGACCATCCCGGCGGGCTCAGGACCACCATGCCAGCAGCATCCCCCAGCACTGGCTTGGCAGGCCGAGGAGGCAGGATCCATCCCAGCGAAGCACCTGAATCCATCACACAGCTCCGTTACTCCAGGATGGCCTCAGGGATGCGAGGCCGAGCGCTGGGCGGCCCTGGGGATGGGGCGAGGGCACGAGGCTGGGGGCTAAACCAGCAGTGGGAGCCCGAGGATGGCAAGGCTGGTCCCAGCTTTCACTCTGGCTTTGTTCTGAGcgcagagcagcacaggaaggagcCGGCCATCAGTGAGGGCCGCCAGGAACCCCTAATATACATCATGGTGGCCAGCGTGGTGGCCATCTTGCTGGCCATGGGAGGGCTGCTCTTCTACAAGTATAAATCCAGG GTCCTGGAACGGCCGCTGGAAGATGGAGGCTGTGGCCCCGAGGACATGGAGAGGAG GGTGCTGCAGGGAGCGAGGGAACATCCAGAGCTGGAGACTCAGGACCTATAA
- the CSF1 gene encoding macrophage colony-stimulating factor 1 isoform X4, whose translation MPRAGAKVCLFRCTLLSSLILLLVCNIDETEQNSYCQQIITEKHLAELEELADTQMQHPGRVSFKFIDKMQLNNSVCYVKAAFPLLGKILERTEFKENSSNAKKMQTVRRMYKSIDENIDPCIREEEEEERKLSQMCFEEFTTSPYEMLVLVKQFFQDINELLQDHETFEKDCSQVYRRTCLGPRKAGSSPEQHRKEPAISEGRQEPLIYIMVASVVAILLAMGGLLFYKYKSRVLERPLEDGGCGPEDMERRVLQGAREHPELETQDL comes from the exons ATGCCCCGCGCCGGAGCCAAG GTGTGCCTGTTCCGCTGCACCCTGCTGtcatccctcatcctcctcctcgtcTGCAACATCGAtgaaacagagcagaacagctACTGCCAACAGATCATCACGGAGAAGCACCTGgctgagctggaggagctg GCTGACACCCAGATGCAGCACCCGGGCCGGGTCTCCTTCAAGTTCATCGATAAGATGCAGCTG AACAACTCTGTCTGCTATgtgaaagcagcttttcctctgctggGTAAGATCCTGGAGCGAACGGAGTTTAAGGAGAACTCATCCAATGCCAAGAAGATGCAGACGGTGCGGAGGATGTACAAGAGCATTGATGAGAACATTGATCCCTGCatcagggaggaggaggaagaggagagaaag ctctcaCAGATGTGTTTTGAGGAGTTCACCACCTCCCCGTATGAGATGCTGGTGCTGGTGAAGCAGTTCTTCCAGGACATCAACGAGCTGCTGCAGGACCACGAGACCTTTGAGAAGGACTGCAGTCAGGTCTACCGCAGAACCTGCTTGGGTCCCAGGAAGGCTGGATCCTCACCAG agcagcacaggaaggagcCGGCCATCAGTGAGGGCCGCCAGGAACCCCTAATATACATCATGGTGGCCAGCGTGGTGGCCATCTTGCTGGCCATGGGAGGGCTGCTCTTCTACAAGTATAAATCCAGG GTCCTGGAACGGCCGCTGGAAGATGGAGGCTGTGGCCCCGAGGACATGGAGAGGAG GGTGCTGCAGGGAGCGAGGGAACATCCAGAGCTGGAGACTCAGGACCTATAA